In Ensifer canadensis, a genomic segment contains:
- a CDS encoding DUF1127 domain-containing protein codes for MRTTDHVLDLVAGKQAYASRAAGVIGVMTAAWRLFRSRCQIARLNELDDRQLLDMGLRREDVHEAITSPFFDNPASYLTRASRNRVSLFYKGIRHD; via the coding sequence ATGCGCACGACCGACCACGTCCTCGACCTCGTTGCCGGAAAGCAGGCCTATGCCTCCCGCGCCGCTGGCGTTATCGGCGTGATGACGGCTGCATGGCGCCTGTTTCGAAGCCGATGCCAGATTGCGCGTCTGAATGAGCTGGATGACCGCCAACTGCTCGATATGGGGCTACGGCGCGAAGATGTGCACGAGGCGATCACCTCGCCCTTCTTCGACAATCCCGCCAGCTATCTGACGCGTGCGTCGCGAAACCGCGTGAGCCTCTTCTACAAGGGGATCCGTCACGATTGA
- a CDS encoding DUF937 domain-containing protein: protein MAPLFDMFTQAQNGQATELMARQFGLAQEQMAKATAALLPAFSAAFKRNTTNPYDFGALLTAMSSGSYAKYFEDVSQAFTPQGMADGNGILGQLFGSKEMSRAIAAQAAQVTGISQEIYKQMLPAMADTLMGGLFKQATGQFAGANVAFANNPMATMMQQWMQAAGLARKPEPQANPFDNPFTQAMQDFFGAGKKEEKAKAPDLFADNPFMKAFQDMMQTGAGTTAKPAADNPAVAQFSQMMNSMFDSGLEMQKEYQKNIEALFDSYKTGTGDKA, encoded by the coding sequence ATGGCACCGCTTTTTGACATGTTCACGCAGGCGCAGAACGGACAGGCCACGGAGCTGATGGCTCGACAATTCGGGCTTGCGCAGGAGCAGATGGCGAAAGCTACCGCAGCGCTGCTCCCGGCCTTTTCCGCCGCCTTCAAGCGCAACACCACAAACCCCTACGATTTCGGCGCGCTGCTGACGGCGATGTCCAGCGGCAGCTATGCCAAATACTTCGAGGACGTGAGCCAGGCATTCACGCCGCAAGGCATGGCCGACGGCAACGGCATCCTCGGCCAGCTCTTCGGCTCCAAGGAAATGTCGCGCGCGATCGCGGCCCAGGCAGCCCAGGTCACCGGCATCAGCCAGGAGATCTACAAGCAGATGCTGCCGGCCATGGCCGATACGTTGATGGGCGGGCTGTTCAAGCAGGCGACGGGCCAGTTTGCAGGCGCGAACGTCGCCTTTGCCAACAATCCGATGGCAACGATGATGCAGCAGTGGATGCAGGCGGCCGGCCTTGCCAGGAAGCCGGAGCCGCAGGCCAACCCCTTCGACAATCCGTTTACGCAGGCGATGCAGGACTTCTTCGGTGCCGGCAAGAAAGAAGAGAAGGCCAAGGCGCCCGACCTCTTCGCCGATAATCCCTTCATGAAGGCGTTCCAGGACATGATGCAGACCGGCGCCGGCACGACAGCCAAGCCGGCTGCTGACAATCCTGCCGTCGCCCAGTTTTCGCAGATGATGAACAGCATGTTCGACAGCGGGCTGGAAATGCAGAAGGAATATCAGAAGAACATCGAGGCGCTGTTCGACAGCTACAAGACCGGCACCGGCGACAAGGCCTGA
- a CDS encoding glutamate--cysteine ligase, whose product MARDTTDQTPVTSVADLTAYLAEGSKPEERFRIGTEHEKFAFFKADNSPVPYYGDASIQALLNGMAAKSGWDPIVDEGNIIGLAEHSGNGAISLEPGGQFELSGAPLENLHQTCKESNQHLAVLREVAEPLGIRFLGIGGSPKWTFDETPRMPKSRYGIMSRYMPKVGTKGLDMMYRTCTIQVNLDFSSEEDMRRKMQVSLKLQPLATALFASSPFTDGKPNGLLSWRGDIWRDTDNQRSGLLPSAFKPDFGFADYVEWALDVPMYFVVRDDHYHDCTHVTFRQFMGGALKGEIADWQPNMGDWTNHLSTLFPDVRLKRFLEMRGADGGPWRRICALPAFWVGLLYDGEALSAAEALTRDWTFEEVGSLRDTVPAQALNTKFRAGSLYDIAREVVSISRGGLKRRNRLNGDGIDESQFLAPLDEVLAKKATLAEDLLSLYNGRWNGSVDPVFAEYQY is encoded by the coding sequence ATGGCCCGAGATACCACCGACCAGACGCCGGTAACCTCTGTCGCTGACCTGACCGCTTATCTGGCGGAGGGCTCGAAACCGGAGGAGCGGTTCCGGATCGGAACGGAGCACGAAAAGTTTGCCTTCTTTAAGGCGGACAACAGCCCCGTGCCCTATTACGGCGACGCCAGCATCCAGGCGCTGCTCAACGGTATGGCTGCAAAGAGCGGCTGGGATCCGATCGTTGACGAGGGCAATATCATCGGTCTTGCCGAGCATTCCGGCAACGGGGCGATCTCGCTGGAGCCGGGCGGTCAGTTCGAGCTCTCCGGTGCGCCACTCGAAAACCTCCACCAGACTTGCAAGGAATCGAACCAGCACCTCGCCGTCCTGCGCGAAGTGGCCGAGCCACTCGGCATTCGCTTCCTCGGCATCGGTGGCAGCCCGAAATGGACGTTTGACGAAACGCCGCGCATGCCGAAATCGCGCTATGGCATCATGAGCCGCTACATGCCCAAGGTCGGCACCAAGGGTCTCGACATGATGTATCGCACCTGCACGATCCAAGTGAACCTCGACTTCTCCTCGGAAGAGGACATGCGCCGCAAGATGCAGGTGTCCTTGAAGCTGCAGCCGCTGGCGACCGCTCTGTTTGCAAGCTCCCCCTTCACCGATGGCAAGCCGAACGGGCTCCTGTCCTGGCGCGGCGATATCTGGCGCGACACAGACAACCAGCGCTCCGGCCTTCTGCCTTCCGCTTTCAAGCCGGACTTCGGCTTTGCGGACTATGTCGAATGGGCGCTCGACGTGCCTATGTATTTTGTCGTTCGCGACGACCACTATCACGACTGTACCCATGTCACCTTCCGTCAGTTCATGGGCGGAGCGCTCAAGGGCGAGATCGCCGACTGGCAGCCGAACATGGGCGACTGGACCAATCATCTCTCGACCCTCTTCCCCGACGTGCGCCTCAAGCGCTTCCTGGAGATGCGGGGCGCCGACGGCGGCCCCTGGCGTCGGATCTGCGCTCTGCCTGCCTTCTGGGTCGGCCTGCTTTACGACGGCGAGGCGCTCTCTGCCGCCGAAGCACTCACGCGCGACTGGACCTTCGAGGAGGTCGGCTCACTGCGTGACACAGTGCCCGCCCAGGCGCTCAACACAAAATTCCGCGCCGGCAGCCTCTACGACATCGCCCGCGAAGTCGTTTCGATCTCGCGCGGCGGCCTGAAGCGACGCAACCGGCTGAACGGCGACGGCATCGACGAAAGCCAGTTCCTCGCACCGCTCGACGAAGTGCTTGCCAAGAAGGCAACGCTCGCCGAGGATCTGCTGTCGCTCTACAACGGCCGCTGGAATGGCTCCGTCGATCCGGTCTTTGCCGAGTACCAGTACTGA
- a CDS encoding 16S rRNA (uracil(1498)-N(3))-methyltransferase: MRANFRMQRLFVEHALHAGATQETTKEQFNYLINVLRYEEGGSVLVFNGRDGEWRAELSLPTKKRLILTAVEQTRPQPAPCDLVYLFAPLKVGRLDYLVQKAVEMGAGVLQPVMTQHVQGKIGNLDRVRANVVEAAEQCGVLGIPSVEEPRRLEDLLQSWPADRRIIFCDEGSNSQNPLPILNGIKEKKLALLIGPEGGFSDSERSLLRSLDFVTAIPLGPRILRADTAAVAAMAVIQATVGDWH, from the coding sequence ATGCGCGCCAATTTTCGCATGCAGCGACTGTTCGTGGAACATGCACTCCATGCCGGTGCAACCCAGGAGACGACCAAGGAACAGTTCAACTATTTGATCAACGTGCTCCGCTACGAGGAAGGCGGGTCCGTCCTCGTGTTCAACGGCCGCGACGGCGAATGGCGAGCCGAGCTTTCGCTCCCGACCAAGAAGCGCCTGATCCTGACTGCCGTCGAGCAGACACGTCCGCAGCCGGCACCTTGCGATCTCGTCTATCTCTTTGCACCGCTAAAGGTCGGCCGCCTCGACTACCTCGTGCAGAAGGCCGTCGAGATGGGCGCCGGGGTGCTCCAGCCGGTGATGACGCAACATGTTCAGGGCAAGATCGGCAACCTCGACCGGGTGCGCGCCAATGTCGTCGAGGCCGCGGAACAATGTGGCGTGCTCGGCATACCCAGTGTCGAAGAGCCCCGCCGGCTTGAGGACCTGCTGCAAAGTTGGCCCGCGGATCGGCGCATCATCTTCTGCGACGAAGGCAGCAACAGCCAGAATCCGCTACCGATCCTGAACGGCATTAAGGAAAAGAAGCTGGCACTGCTGATCGGGCCCGAAGGCGGTTTTTCCGACAGCGAGCGAAGCCTGCTGCGCAGCCTCGATTTCGTCACCGCCATTCCTCTTGGCCCCCGCATTCTCAGGGCCGATACCGCAGCGGTTGCGGCCATGGCGGTCATACAGGCAACGGTCGGTGATTGGCACTAA
- a CDS encoding inorganic phosphate transporter, giving the protein MPKSRTRLEKQTLDKDLDKFSLAEEASQQVMRGLAAPGLALLFLLLSMAFAASFVTNSATAPIIIAAAAIAGYMAMNIGANDVTNNVGAAVGAKAMSMVTALTIAAVFEIAGAMLAGRQVTLTVEAGIIYGEDILGAQTIVWVMMAALASSAVWINIATYSGAPVSTTHSIIGGIVGAGIAAAGVSSVQWWELAGITASWSISPVLGGVIAAAFLALLKEFIIYREDKIASARRWMPVLLGVTAGCFTAYLAVIALVQVASISLVTGLGLGLIVGIVVYFLSKPWIRRQSEGLDNRNQSLRKLFRAPLILAAALLSFAHGANDVSNAIGPLSAIVSALDGVITTERSPTPLWELAIGAIGISLGLLLYGPRLIRVVGQEITRLNPMRAFCVALATAVTVLLASALGLPISSTHTAVGAVFGVGFFREWYTRHSQRRLEYVRQKTGQADFMGSTETNFAEVRRRRLVRRSHFLTIVAAWVITVPASALLSAVVYFILSSLFI; this is encoded by the coding sequence TTGCCAAAGTCGCGCACGCGCCTTGAAAAGCAGACGCTCGACAAGGATCTGGACAAGTTCAGCCTTGCCGAGGAGGCATCGCAGCAGGTGATGCGTGGTCTGGCAGCCCCGGGCCTCGCTCTCCTGTTCCTGCTGCTCAGCATGGCATTTGCCGCAAGCTTCGTGACGAACTCGGCGACCGCGCCGATCATCATCGCCGCAGCCGCGATCGCCGGCTACATGGCGATGAACATCGGCGCCAACGACGTCACCAACAACGTCGGCGCGGCCGTTGGCGCCAAGGCGATGTCGATGGTAACGGCGCTGACAATCGCCGCCGTCTTCGAAATCGCTGGCGCGATGCTCGCCGGCCGTCAGGTGACACTGACGGTCGAGGCGGGCATCATTTACGGAGAAGACATTCTCGGGGCCCAGACGATCGTCTGGGTGATGATGGCGGCGCTCGCCTCGTCGGCCGTCTGGATCAATATCGCCACCTATTCCGGCGCGCCGGTTTCAACGACCCATTCGATCATTGGCGGCATCGTCGGAGCGGGCATTGCGGCTGCAGGCGTCTCCAGCGTGCAATGGTGGGAACTTGCCGGCATCACCGCCAGTTGGTCGATTTCACCTGTTCTCGGCGGCGTCATCGCCGCTGCCTTCCTTGCGCTTCTCAAGGAATTCATCATCTACCGCGAGGACAAGATCGCATCGGCCAGGCGCTGGATGCCCGTGCTTCTCGGGGTGACGGCAGGTTGTTTTACCGCCTATCTCGCGGTGATCGCCCTGGTGCAGGTTGCCTCGATCTCGCTGGTGACGGGCCTCGGCCTCGGCCTGATCGTCGGCATCGTCGTCTATTTCCTGAGCAAACCGTGGATTCGCCGTCAGTCGGAGGGTCTCGACAACCGCAATCAGTCGCTACGCAAGCTGTTTCGTGCGCCGCTGATCCTGGCGGCTGCGCTGCTTTCCTTCGCACACGGCGCCAATGACGTTTCCAACGCCATCGGTCCGCTGTCGGCGATCGTGTCCGCGCTCGACGGTGTCATCACCACGGAGAGATCGCCAACACCGCTTTGGGAACTTGCGATCGGCGCCATCGGCATATCGCTCGGCCTGCTGCTCTATGGCCCACGGCTGATCCGCGTCGTCGGCCAGGAAATCACCCGCCTCAATCCGATGCGCGCCTTCTGCGTTGCGCTGGCAACCGCGGTAACCGTGCTGCTCGCCTCCGCCCTCGGCCTGCCGATCAGCTCGACCCACACGGCGGTCGGCGCCGTCTTCGGCGTCGGCTTCTTCCGCGAATGGTATACTCGGCACTCGCAGCGTCGCCTGGAATATGTGCGCCAGAAGACCGGGCAGGCAGACTTCATGGGATCGACCGAGACCAACTTTGCCGAGGTCCGCCGCCGCCGACTGGTGCGCCGCTCGCATTTTCTGACGATCGTTGCCGCCTGGGTCATCACCGTTCCGGCCTCGGCCCTGCTTTCGGCCGTCGTCTACTTCATCCTTTCCAGCCTGTTCATCTAG
- a CDS encoding NUDIX hydrolase, with protein MNFLNRLASDVQLMLRRPARMQYAALCFRVRKKSKALEILLITSRDTGRWVIPKGWPMQGKRAHEVAEREAYEEAGVKGRVQKAPAGFYLYKKRMDHGLKISVKVQVHALEVDDLCKHFPEEGVRKLEWVSCEEAASRVAEPTLKELILAFGRRVAAPPSPVPKAVTG; from the coding sequence TTGAACTTCCTGAACCGGCTCGCATCCGATGTGCAGCTGATGCTGCGTCGACCGGCGCGCATGCAATATGCAGCGCTCTGTTTCCGTGTTCGCAAGAAGTCCAAGGCGCTCGAGATTCTGCTGATCACCAGCCGTGATACCGGCCGCTGGGTCATTCCCAAGGGATGGCCTATGCAAGGCAAGCGTGCCCACGAGGTGGCCGAGCGCGAGGCCTATGAAGAGGCAGGCGTCAAGGGCCGAGTGCAGAAGGCCCCGGCCGGCTTCTATCTCTACAAGAAGCGCATGGATCACGGCCTGAAGATCTCGGTCAAGGTCCAGGTGCATGCCCTCGAGGTAGACGATCTCTGCAAGCACTTCCCCGAGGAAGGTGTGCGCAAGCTGGAATGGGTCAGCTGCGAGGAGGCAGCCAGCCGTGTCGCAGAGCCGACACTGAAGGAGCTTATCCTCGCCTTCGGCCGCCGCGTGGCGGCACCGCCCTCGCCGGTCCCCAAGGCCGTCACCGGCTAG
- a CDS encoding FadR/GntR family transcriptional regulator: MTEDQIDLYARISHSRTADEVVQQIELLILEGILRDGDRLPGERELSKRFDVSRPILREALKELEARGLVESRHGGGTFVADVVGEVFSKPLIELIGRHHKATQDYLEYRRELEGLTAELAATRATDFDRDILTRIIERMRTAHRSGDFNDELASDVELHQAIGESAHNIILMHTLRACYRLLTQGIFFHRNSVFDAPGARDRLLAQHEAIYDAIMAGDPKAAKAAAQSHIDFVAASTREAERTGEWARIARLRLQQRDQAS; the protein is encoded by the coding sequence GTGACCGAAGACCAGATCGACCTCTATGCCCGCATCAGCCACAGCCGCACGGCGGACGAGGTTGTCCAACAGATCGAGCTTCTCATCCTCGAAGGCATCCTGCGCGACGGCGACAGGCTGCCGGGCGAACGGGAACTGTCGAAGCGTTTCGACGTGTCGCGGCCGATCCTGCGCGAAGCGTTGAAGGAACTGGAGGCGCGCGGCCTCGTCGAGAGCCGCCACGGCGGCGGTACCTTCGTTGCCGATGTCGTCGGCGAAGTCTTCTCCAAGCCGCTGATCGAGCTGATCGGCCGCCACCACAAGGCGACGCAGGATTATCTCGAATATCGCCGCGAACTCGAAGGCTTGACCGCGGAACTGGCGGCAACGCGCGCAACGGATTTCGACCGCGATATCCTCACGCGCATTATCGAGCGAATGCGAACCGCCCACCGCAGTGGTGACTTCAACGACGAACTAGCCTCCGACGTCGAGTTGCATCAGGCGATCGGCGAAAGCGCCCACAACATCATCCTCATGCACACGCTGCGCGCCTGTTACCGGCTGCTGACGCAGGGGATCTTTTTTCACCGCAATTCGGTCTTCGACGCGCCAGGGGCGCGTGACCGGCTGCTCGCGCAACACGAGGCAATCTACGACGCGATCATGGCCGGAGACCCGAAAGCGGCCAAGGCCGCTGCCCAAAGCCATATCGATTTTGTTGCCGCCTCCACCCGCGAGGCCGAGCGCACCGGCGAGTGGGCGCGCATCGCGCGGCTGCGCCTCCAGCAGCGCGATCAGGCGAGCTGA
- a CDS encoding DUF3422 family protein, with translation MAKGSFAFPVAPMRAQALGEVHSRPYALVATPRVIFQLAFMTEGGSIVDHAVLSELSRSRGIAPPGRDANHHAMAWGQGTLRWERHTEFSTYFWDGPAPEHFGGEVAIHPFGDGFSPPGSLISGIRLEIRADSPETREAIKAFDPTSLCYSETKNGQAILVTDFRQNGDGLTQILVIDRGMTEAGTGALIQRLLDIETYRTLAMVGLPLAQSLSPEIRRTEDGLTAITQRMKENVREEADDMLAEITRLAADLEAGAALSLYRFGASRAYYGIVQERIRTLAETAVPGYETIGTFLERRLAPAMRTCQSVEERQANLSRKLARATALLRSWVDVELERQNSALLNSMDRRAKLQLRLQQTVEGLSVAAISYYVVGLFGYLAKAVSHELPIDPGLLTGLAVPFAVAVVWLIVRRIRHHHGDGEHK, from the coding sequence ATGGCAAAGGGAAGTTTTGCATTTCCGGTCGCGCCGATGCGAGCGCAGGCGCTGGGCGAGGTCCATTCGCGGCCTTACGCCCTGGTGGCGACGCCGCGCGTGATCTTTCAGCTCGCCTTCATGACCGAGGGCGGCTCGATCGTCGACCACGCCGTTCTGTCGGAATTGTCGCGTTCGCGTGGCATTGCGCCGCCTGGACGCGATGCCAACCATCATGCCATGGCCTGGGGGCAGGGCACGCTGCGCTGGGAACGGCATACGGAATTTTCGACCTATTTTTGGGACGGCCCGGCGCCGGAGCATTTCGGTGGCGAGGTGGCGATCCACCCATTCGGCGACGGCTTTTCGCCGCCCGGCTCGCTCATTTCGGGCATCCGCCTCGAGATCCGCGCGGACTCACCGGAGACCCGCGAGGCGATCAAGGCTTTCGACCCGACCAGCCTCTGTTACAGCGAGACGAAGAACGGCCAGGCGATCCTCGTCACTGACTTTCGCCAGAACGGTGACGGTCTGACGCAGATCCTGGTGATCGACCGCGGCATGACCGAGGCCGGCACCGGCGCGTTGATCCAGCGTCTGCTCGATATCGAAACCTATCGGACGCTGGCGATGGTCGGCCTGCCGTTGGCGCAATCACTGTCGCCGGAGATCCGCCGCACCGAAGACGGCCTGACGGCGATCACTCAGCGCATGAAGGAGAACGTCCGCGAAGAGGCGGACGACATGCTGGCGGAGATCACCCGGCTTGCGGCCGATCTGGAGGCGGGTGCTGCACTCAGCCTCTATCGCTTCGGCGCCAGCCGCGCCTATTACGGCATCGTCCAGGAGCGCATCCGCACCCTGGCCGAGACGGCGGTCCCCGGCTACGAGACGATCGGCACCTTTCTCGAGCGTCGGCTGGCGCCGGCAATGCGCACCTGCCAGTCGGTGGAGGAGCGGCAGGCGAACCTGTCGCGCAAGCTCGCCCGCGCCACCGCGCTCCTGCGCAGTTGGGTCGATGTCGAACTGGAGCGGCAGAACAGCGCCCTTTTGAACTCGATGGATCGGCGCGCGAAGTTGCAGCTGCGGCTGCAGCAGACTGTCGAGGGTCTGTCGGTTGCCGCGATCTCCTATTACGTCGTCGGTCTGTTCGGCTATCTCGCCAAGGCGGTCAGCCATGAGCTGCCGATCGATCCCGGTCTGTTGACCGGACTTGCCGTGCCCTTCGCGGTCGCCGTCGTCTGGCTCATCGTTCGCCGCATCCGCCACCATCACGGCGACGGCGAGCACAAATAG
- a CDS encoding LysR family transcriptional regulator gives MTNLGDLEIFARVVSSGSMSAAGRALGFSPAVISKRIKRLEDRLGTRLLQRTTRQISLTEAGQGFYDRVLGILTGIEEAEAYASGRSSQAQGVLRISAPTSFGRMHIAPHLTGFMKDHLDLKLHIVLTDDFTDIVAEGFDMAVRIGELTDSSLVARKLAPVRRLLCASPDYIASNGAPNEIGDLARHFCLPAHNNDNWKLEGPEGSLVWHPEGPLVTNSSEIVRAAVIAGAGIALRSTWDIGPELRSGQLVQVLPQWEGSKNLTLSAVYPSRQFLPAKVRLFIDHLAGLYGPVPYWER, from the coding sequence ATGACGAATTTAGGCGATCTTGAGATTTTTGCACGCGTCGTTTCCTCCGGCAGTATGTCGGCAGCAGGGCGGGCGCTCGGATTTTCCCCCGCGGTCATCTCCAAACGGATCAAGCGGCTGGAAGACCGGCTGGGCACGCGCCTGTTGCAGCGCACCACCCGGCAGATCTCGCTAACCGAGGCGGGCCAGGGCTTCTACGACCGCGTGCTCGGCATCCTCACGGGCATCGAAGAGGCGGAAGCCTATGCCTCAGGACGCTCGTCGCAGGCGCAGGGCGTGCTTCGCATTTCGGCGCCGACCTCCTTTGGCCGCATGCATATCGCGCCGCATCTGACCGGCTTCATGAAGGACCATCTGGATCTCAAGCTGCACATCGTGCTCACCGACGACTTTACCGATATCGTCGCCGAGGGCTTCGACATGGCCGTGCGCATCGGTGAGCTGACCGATTCGAGCCTGGTAGCGCGCAAGCTCGCGCCGGTCCGCCGGCTGCTCTGCGCCTCGCCGGACTACATTGCCAGCAACGGCGCCCCGAACGAGATTGGCGACCTCGCCCGGCATTTCTGCCTGCCCGCCCACAACAACGACAACTGGAAGCTCGAAGGGCCGGAGGGATCGCTCGTCTGGCACCCCGAAGGGCCGCTGGTGACCAATTCCTCTGAAATCGTCCGGGCGGCGGTGATCGCCGGCGCCGGCATCGCGCTCCGCTCCACCTGGGATATCGGCCCGGAGCTGCGCAGCGGCCAGCTGGTGCAGGTGCTGCCGCAATGGGAGGGCTCGAAGAACCTGACGCTATCGGCCGTCTACCCGAGCCGCCAGTTCCTGCCGGCCAAGGTGCGCCTGTTCATCGATCATCTCGCCGGCCTCTACGGGCCTGTCCCCTATTGGGAACGATAG
- a CDS encoding FAD-linked oxidase C-terminal domain-containing protein, producing the protein MAETIGFLQPRPAVIARRREIAADLADLLPSGCLISDERGLKPFETDAFIAYRRMPLAVALPETTEQVAAVLKYCSRYGIPVVPRGAGTSLSGGAIPQEDAVVIGLSKMSRILDIDFFNRTATVQAGVTNLNISEAVSADGFFYAPDPSSQLACTIGGNIGMNSGGAHCLKYGVTTNNLLGVKMVLFDGTIIDLGGKAFDAAGYDLLGLVCGSEGQLGIVTEATVRLIAKPEGARPVLFGFASSEAAGACVADVIGSGIIPVAMEFMDKPAIEICEAFAHAGYPLDVEALLIVEVEGSEAEMDAMLASIIDVARRHGVTTIKESQSALEAALIWKGRKSAFGATGRIADYICMDGTVPLSQLSHVLRRTGEIVASYGLRVANVFHAGDGNMHPLILYNINDPDDAARAESAGNDILKLCVDAGGCLTGEHGVGIEKRDLMLHQFTQTDLDQQMAARAAFDPQWILNPSKVFPLEGRPAA; encoded by the coding sequence ATGGCGGAAACGATCGGCTTTCTGCAGCCAAGGCCGGCCGTCATCGCCCGGCGCCGCGAGATCGCTGCTGACCTGGCAGACCTGCTGCCATCAGGCTGCCTCATCAGCGACGAGCGCGGCTTAAAGCCGTTCGAGACCGATGCCTTCATCGCCTATCGCCGCATGCCGCTTGCCGTCGCCCTGCCCGAGACGACCGAACAGGTGGCAGCGGTGCTTAAATATTGCAGCCGCTACGGCATTCCCGTCGTGCCGCGTGGCGCCGGCACCTCTTTGTCCGGCGGCGCCATCCCCCAGGAAGACGCTGTGGTAATCGGCCTCTCGAAGATGTCGCGCATCCTCGATATCGACTTCTTCAACCGCACCGCGACGGTCCAGGCCGGTGTGACCAATCTCAATATTTCCGAAGCCGTTTCCGCCGATGGCTTCTTCTACGCGCCGGATCCGAGTTCGCAGCTTGCCTGCACCATCGGCGGCAATATCGGCATGAATTCCGGCGGCGCCCATTGCCTGAAATACGGCGTCACCACCAACAATCTGCTGGGCGTGAAGATGGTGCTGTTCGACGGCACGATCATTGATCTCGGCGGCAAGGCGTTCGATGCGGCCGGCTACGATCTGCTCGGCCTTGTCTGCGGCTCGGAGGGGCAGCTCGGCATCGTTACCGAGGCAACCGTGCGGCTGATCGCCAAGCCCGAGGGCGCCCGCCCGGTGCTGTTCGGCTTTGCCTCCTCTGAAGCCGCCGGCGCCTGCGTCGCCGACGTCATCGGTTCCGGCATCATCCCCGTCGCCATGGAATTCATGGACAAGCCGGCAATCGAGATCTGCGAAGCCTTTGCCCATGCCGGCTATCCGCTGGATGTGGAGGCGCTACTGATCGTCGAGGTGGAGGGCTCGGAGGCCGAGATGGACGCGATGCTCGCAAGCATCATCGACGTTGCCCGGCGCCACGGCGTTACCACAATCAAGGAAAGCCAATCGGCGCTCGAGGCGGCGCTGATCTGGAAGGGCCGCAAATCGGCGTTCGGCGCAACCGGACGCATCGCCGACTATATCTGCATGGACGGCACCGTGCCGCTCAGCCAGCTTTCCCACGTTCTGCGCCGCACCGGCGAGATCGTCGCTTCCTACGGTCTGCGCGTCGCCAATGTCTTTCACGCCGGCGACGGCAACATGCATCCGCTGATCCTCTACAACATCAACGACCCCGATGATGCGGCACGCGCCGAAAGCGCCGGCAACGACATCCTGAAGCTTTGCGTCGATGCCGGCGGATGCCTGACCGGCGAACATGGCGTCGGTATCGAGAAACGCGATCTCATGCTGCATCAGTTCACCCAGACCGATCTGGACCAGCAGATGGCGGCGCGCGCCGCCTTCGATCCACAATGGATCCTGAACCCGTCCAAGGTCTTTCCGCTCGAAGGACGCCCCGCCGCATGA